One Aegilops tauschii subsp. strangulata cultivar AL8/78 chromosome 7, Aet v6.0, whole genome shotgun sequence genomic window carries:
- the LOC141026600 gene encoding uncharacterized protein, which yields MQGGCIADIGSCGTGFDSASGSVRTKKFRTKGSELADRKGEKNKAMPRAPSICCSSIDEALSFSSRARCNKRLVLFPSREPRERPAPRRAKLIFKTGSSGALKRAGPLKGRLLCERSSESTRVLRTKGVYNWGAAQLFCWRDRMEFFTKFETKEKIKVSL from the coding sequence ATGCAAGGAGGATGTATAGCTGATATAGGATCTTGTGGAACTGGATTTGATTCTGCAAGCGGTTCGGTACGAACGAAGAAATTTCGAACAAAAGGATCGGAACTCGCTGATAGGAAAGGAGAGAAAAACAAAGCAATGCCAAGAGCTCCGTCAATCTGCTGTTCATCGATAGACGAAGCTCTCTCTTTTTCATCTCGTGCCAGATGTAACAAAAGATTAGTCCTTTTTCCTTCTCGCGAACCACGGGAGCGCCCAGCGCCCAGAAGAGCAAAGCTCATTTTCAAAACAGGGTCAAGCGGCGCATTAAAAAGGGCTGGCCCGTTAAAAGGACGCTTACTTTGCGAACGAAGTTCAGAATCAACAAGGGTTCTCCGAACGAAGGGAGTGTACAACTGGGGCGCAGCCCAACTTTTTTGTTGGAGAGATAGAATGGAGTTCTTCACGAAGTTCGAGACAAAGGAAAAAATCAAAGTTTCTCTATAG